One bacterium BMS3Abin08 genomic region harbors:
- the kdsD_2 gene encoding arabinose 5-phosphate isomerase KdsD produces the protein MLNDEVKSFFKKYPPFSFLDEPDLELLFEDVSLEYYPKGYMILTQNGPPTEYLRIVKKGAVKVYIQSDESEEILIDYRSEGELFGFISLISSDRSRANVLAVEDTICYLVPKQRVISIIETNPSLNEYFLKSFFINFIDKTYEETRKRFSLIGEGDRVLFTTSVGDIVRREPVVVPRDTPIRRAARLMSDEQISSLIITDSSGVPIGIITDRDLRTKVVARERDIDEPVHTIMSPHLIRVDADEFCFEALLRMIRYNIHHILVVDNGSLKGLVSNHDFMLLQGQSPTALVNEIERLHDISTIPQVFVKMNTVVSNLLRDGARAYNLTGLISEVLDKVVNKIVDHIEKSIGPSPLHYSLFIFGDGGRRELTLNPHIKLGIIHEDTNNLTLMKTTRQYFREFIDILTKHLGAISKPGASCPDERLVISEEAVRSLSEWISIFRKYSSAPFQYHPDIDLLDMRSIRGEGSLLKELNDQIRKVVGESEEYMDYIATKTVENRPPLGFFRKLVVEKSGEHKNELDIYTKGILPIVSSIRIFSLEKGIIETSTLKRERALTKKHAFEEGEDLLRAFDYLLMLLIYNQIEQIEKGIEPDDFINPEGFGYLERKTLKEAFNLIVNIYDVIEKGYRTERTP, from the coding sequence ATGTTAAACGACGAGGTAAAGAGTTTCTTCAAAAAGTATCCACCCTTCAGTTTCCTCGATGAACCGGACCTTGAATTACTGTTTGAGGATGTTTCCCTCGAGTACTATCCCAAGGGGTATATGATACTTACACAGAACGGCCCTCCAACGGAATATCTGCGTATTGTAAAGAAGGGCGCGGTTAAGGTCTATATCCAGTCCGATGAAAGTGAGGAGATCCTCATAGATTACAGAAGCGAAGGTGAACTCTTTGGATTCATCTCACTCATAAGCAGTGACCGTTCAAGGGCCAATGTACTTGCAGTTGAGGATACGATCTGCTACCTTGTCCCTAAGCAGCGGGTAATATCAATCATTGAAACCAATCCCTCACTCAATGAGTATTTCCTTAAGTCCTTCTTTATCAACTTTATAGACAAGACTTATGAAGAGACCAGGAAGAGATTTTCCCTCATAGGAGAAGGCGACCGGGTGCTCTTTACTACATCGGTTGGTGATATCGTAAGACGGGAACCTGTCGTCGTCCCCCGGGACACCCCTATCAGGAGAGCGGCACGTCTTATGAGTGATGAGCAGATCAGCTCGCTGATTATCACGGATAGCTCAGGGGTCCCCATCGGGATTATTACAGACAGGGACCTCAGGACAAAGGTGGTTGCAAGGGAAAGGGATATTGACGAACCTGTGCATACCATTATGAGTCCGCACCTCATCCGGGTCGATGCCGATGAATTCTGTTTTGAGGCCCTCTTACGGATGATCCGGTACAACATACACCATATACTCGTCGTAGACAACGGCAGCCTGAAGGGGCTTGTTTCCAACCACGATTTCATGCTTCTTCAGGGCCAGTCACCAACCGCACTTGTCAATGAGATTGAGAGGCTCCACGATATCAGTACAATTCCCCAGGTATTCGTAAAGATGAACACCGTGGTCTCAAACCTCCTCAGGGACGGGGCTCGGGCGTACAACCTCACCGGACTTATTTCGGAAGTGCTGGACAAGGTTGTCAACAAGATTGTCGACCATATAGAAAAATCTATAGGGCCGTCACCCCTGCACTATTCACTCTTTATCTTCGGTGACGGCGGAAGACGGGAACTTACGCTCAATCCCCATATAAAACTCGGAATTATCCATGAGGACACAAACAACCTTACATTAATGAAGACCACCCGGCAGTACTTCAGGGAGTTTATCGATATACTGACAAAACATCTGGGGGCGATAAGCAAACCAGGGGCCTCCTGTCCGGATGAACGCCTCGTTATCTCCGAAGAAGCCGTCAGGTCACTCTCTGAATGGATATCCATCTTCAGGAAATACTCCTCTGCACCGTTTCAGTATCACCCTGATATTGATCTCCTCGATATGCGTTCAATCAGGGGTGAAGGATCCTTACTGAAGGAACTGAATGATCAAATCAGGAAGGTCGTCGGCGAGTCGGAGGAATACATGGATTACATTGCAACCAAAACCGTAGAAAACAGGCCCCCTCTTGGTTTTTTCAGGAAGTTGGTTGTTGAAAAGTCCGGTGAACATAAAAACGAGCTGGATATTTACACAAAGGGAATACTCCCCATAGTCTCATCCATCAGGATCTTCTCACTGGAGAAAGGAATAATCGAGACCTCGACACTTAAAAGGGAACGGGCATTAACAAAGAAACATGCCTTCGAAGAGGGAGAAGACCTCCTCAGGGCCTTTGACTACCTGTTAATGCTGCTGATTTATAATCAGATAGAGCAGATAGAAAAAGGCATAGAGCCGGATGACTTCATCAATCCCGAGGGGTTCGGGTACCTTGAGAGGAAGACCCTCAAAGAGGCATTCAACCTCATCGTAAATATATACGATGTAATTGAGAAGGGATACAGAACGGAAAGGACACCTTAA
- the zraR_20 gene encoding transcriptional regulatory protein ZraR translates to MSKSILIVEDEETLRESLRRIFTREGFIVDTAESAERGLNLTEDNLYDVIITDIILPSMDGIEMLEKIKKNSPDQVFIVITAFASLDTAVKALRAGAYDYIMKPIIHEEIKQVVRNALKQKALQRENVLLKRELQKHYDFSIIIGESPAIKNIISEIKKIADTKSNILLLGETGTGKELFARIIHHNSSRADMPFVPINCSAIPENLLESELFGHVKGAFTGAVVSKKGLLEEADGGTVFLDEIGDIPQYFQVKMLRVLEDQELRPVGGLKLKKVDIRFITATNRDLFDAVKNRHFREDLYYRINVITIKLPPLRDRKEDVPLLINHYLHKYSQDIGRRQKRFSPESLSILISYNWPGNIRELQNVIERAVLISDYDIIETEHLPENLTITESFFEESLKKEMTIEEYTKSFVVKYQHIYGEQELAEKLGITRKTLWEKRKKWGLKKPMLPPVTSRSE, encoded by the coding sequence ATGTCAAAAAGCATCCTGATTGTAGAAGACGAAGAGACATTGCGGGAATCGTTGAGGCGTATCTTTACAAGGGAGGGCTTTATTGTCGACACGGCCGAATCCGCTGAAAGGGGGCTTAACCTGACTGAAGACAACCTCTACGACGTGATTATAACCGATATCATCCTCCCATCCATGGACGGGATAGAGATGCTTGAAAAGATTAAGAAGAACTCCCCGGATCAGGTCTTCATCGTGATAACGGCCTTTGCATCCCTTGATACCGCTGTTAAGGCATTAAGGGCCGGGGCCTACGATTATATAATGAAACCCATAATACACGAGGAGATCAAGCAGGTTGTAAGAAATGCCCTTAAACAGAAGGCCCTCCAGAGAGAGAATGTCCTGCTCAAAAGAGAGCTCCAGAAACACTATGACTTCAGCATCATCATCGGAGAAAGTCCTGCCATCAAGAATATTATTTCAGAGATAAAGAAGATTGCCGATACAAAAAGTAACATCCTCCTGCTCGGTGAAACAGGAACGGGAAAGGAACTCTTTGCAAGGATTATCCACCACAACAGTTCGCGCGCTGATATGCCCTTTGTACCGATAAACTGCTCCGCCATACCGGAAAACCTCCTTGAAAGCGAACTCTTCGGGCATGTTAAGGGCGCCTTTACCGGCGCTGTTGTCTCTAAGAAGGGGTTGCTTGAGGAGGCCGATGGAGGCACCGTATTTCTCGACGAGATAGGTGATATTCCGCAGTATTTCCAGGTAAAGATGCTTAGGGTGCTCGAGGATCAGGAATTGAGACCCGTGGGTGGTTTAAAGTTAAAAAAGGTGGATATAAGGTTCATCACCGCAACCAACAGGGATCTCTTCGATGCAGTCAAGAACAGGCACTTCAGGGAAGACCTCTATTACAGGATCAATGTTATCACGATAAAACTCCCCCCCCTTAGAGACAGAAAGGAGGACGTCCCCCTCTTAATCAATCATTATCTACACAAATACTCCCAGGATATTGGAAGACGGCAGAAGAGGTTTTCTCCGGAATCACTCTCCATCCTTATCAGTTACAACTGGCCCGGAAATATCAGGGAGTTACAGAATGTGATTGAAAGGGCCGTTTTAATATCAGATTACGACATTATTGAAACAGAACATCTGCCTGAAAACTTAACCATAACCGAATCCTTTTTTGAAGAATCGCTCAAAAAGGAAATGACAATTGAAGAGTACACGAAGTCCTTTGTAGTAAAGTATCAGCATATCTACGGAGAGCAGGAACTTGCTGAAAAGCTGGGGATTACAAGGAAAACCCTGTGGGAAAAAAGGAAAAAATGGGGACTTAAAAAACCGATGTTACCTCCGGTAACAAGCAGGAGTGAATAG
- a CDS encoding putative lipoprotein/NMB1164 precursor, which translates to MVPKSFVRAFFIILVLGLITSGCVSTEPKATVTSGQGSPSISEVQAEAYNGPKARIAVARFKDKTGKGWWNGRIGDGMADQLTTALFNTNRFIVLERQTLGDVLKEQDLGTSGRIRKDTAAPTGQIEGAELLVVGSVTEFEGNASGARGGLGGIGHGILGGIVGGFKKSHMAIDVRIIDTRTSRIVAATSVEGEATDINMGGLLGGWGGSGALVGGLSVWKNTPIEKALRICIKKAVEFVASKTPQRYYHYGQSGDSAQPRAVSAPSQPASAGASGQVIVNASRLNVRSGPGKNYAFKFAVYKGDRLTVLERTGKWIRVRSSSGKEGWTAGWLTSPVK; encoded by the coding sequence ATGGTACCTAAAAGTTTTGTCAGGGCTTTTTTCATTATCCTGGTTCTGGGTCTGATAACATCGGGGTGTGTTTCTACCGAACCGAAGGCAACTGTTACATCCGGGCAGGGAAGCCCTTCGATCTCCGAGGTCCAGGCTGAAGCATACAACGGTCCAAAGGCACGGATTGCCGTTGCTCGCTTTAAGGATAAAACAGGGAAAGGATGGTGGAACGGACGGATCGGTGATGGTATGGCAGACCAGCTAACAACCGCCCTTTTTAACACAAACAGGTTTATCGTCCTTGAAAGGCAGACATTGGGCGATGTCCTGAAGGAACAGGACCTCGGCACATCAGGCCGTATAAGAAAAGACACGGCTGCACCCACCGGCCAGATAGAGGGCGCTGAACTCCTCGTTGTAGGTTCGGTTACCGAGTTTGAAGGGAACGCCTCGGGCGCACGCGGAGGACTTGGGGGGATTGGTCATGGCATTCTTGGCGGAATAGTGGGTGGATTCAAAAAATCCCATATGGCAATAGATGTTAGAATAATCGACACAAGGACCTCCCGTATTGTTGCCGCAACCTCGGTCGAAGGAGAGGCAACGGATATAAACATGGGCGGCCTCCTGGGTGGCTGGGGAGGAAGCGGCGCCCTTGTCGGCGGCCTCTCCGTCTGGAAAAACACACCCATAGAAAAGGCCCTCAGAATCTGCATTAAAAAGGCCGTTGAATTTGTTGCGTCCAAGACGCCGCAGAGATACTATCATTACGGACAATCCGGCGATTCAGCACAGCCCCGGGCTGTCTCCGCACCCTCACAACCTGCATCTGCCGGCGCCTCCGGACAGGTCATTGTTAATGCAAGCAGACTCAATGTAAGAAGCGGACCCGGTAAGAACTATGCATTCAAGTTTGCGGTTTACAAGGGTGACAGGTTGACCGTCCTTGAAAGGACCGGCAAGTGGATCAGGGTACGTTCCTCATCAGGCAAGGAGGGCTGGACTGCAGGGTGGCTGACCTCACCTGTTAAATGA
- a CDS encoding lipoprotein NlpI, with protein sequence MGIFKRGNITGIIVFGLFVAIVIFVFYWRTQVEDVPGDYHVKKGNYRLEDGLYKDAIEEFNLALKTNPEHPDAYLGLAITYMQMGNNREAMKNLNRTIDLDPDQAIAYADRGILYDRMGKYRLALADYKRALKLNPKVVKGPGWLWRFLKNIKEKPPSILARARYLEKELKKPPEKRILTVPDVDNKQLMYKYE encoded by the coding sequence ATGGGTATATTCAAAAGGGGAAATATAACCGGCATTATTGTTTTCGGCCTTTTTGTTGCAATAGTAATTTTTGTATTCTACTGGCGCACTCAGGTTGAAGATGTCCCGGGTGATTATCATGTAAAGAAGGGTAATTACCGGCTCGAAGACGGCCTGTACAAGGACGCCATAGAGGAGTTTAATCTTGCTCTGAAGACCAACCCCGAACATCCCGACGCCTATCTCGGCCTTGCTATTACATATATGCAGATGGGAAATAACAGGGAAGCCATGAAAAACCTCAACAGGACGATCGACCTTGATCCTGATCAGGCGATTGCCTATGCCGACAGGGGAATCCTTTACGACCGCATGGGCAAATACAGACTTGCCCTTGCCGATTACAAAAGGGCATTGAAACTTAACCCAAAGGTTGTTAAGGGGCCGGGCTGGCTCTGGAGATTCCTCAAAAACATAAAAGAAAAGCCTCCGTCAATTTTAGCCCGTGCACGGTATCTTGAAAAAGAATTGAAAAAACCACCTGAAAAACGTATCCTCACCGTGCCGGATGTCGATAATAAACAGTTGATGTATAAGTACGAATGA
- the zraS_13 gene encoding sensor protein ZraS, with amino-acid sequence MFSVWTLFLIIFAYLLLLFLAAYYAEFREKTKSIVSNPYIYSLSLAVYCTSWTFYGSVGKAANSGLIFLTIYIGPTLMATLWWLVLRKIVYLSKENRITNIADFISSRYGKSITLSILVTFVAVIGITPYLGLQIKAIMTTFSILSGKPQGSHFAGWFITLLLGLFAIIFGARRLDASERHGGLVFAIAVESAIKLFAFLLVGFFVTFGIFKGFGDIFTRISNSGFSNLMKIGNEGPFGFLEWMSLTFLSMMAIMFLPRQFHVSVVENSSYKHIKKAMWLFPLYLFLINIFVLPIAFGGLLLEGSQKGADYFVLSIPLKQGQPMLALFAFIGGFSAATAMVIVESIALSTMVMNSLVMPALWSLKAMKSIYQIILNIKRLVILGCVFLGYMFAIYIGDYYSLVDIGLKSFEAVTIFAPSFLLGLYWKGANRKGAIAGIIAGFFIWLYTLLMPALTRAGIIEVKGVVWYIFSSGLLNPTALFGLEGLDRWSHSLFWGLFFNIFFLVTVSLLTKQSDLDTRQSIIFVDSYTTPDFPLSTRPGTLTEIESLLGQYIGPSEAREAVDGFLLKNYFSRESIKEEGLIHLRTEAERILSGVLGPTVSTLIFQDRTILTPDEKVQISASIRRISRSLRLSRQELAEANRQLVMLKEFSENIIESIPLGVATLNERLQVRYWNLAMEKITGISKEDALDVEAKILLSCLEPDIFSQKLREGEITCNRTFGPAMILKGYLSRLTGAEKGFVLVLEDITEKKKIEEDLFRATKHASIGRLAAGVSHEIGNPLASISSLVQELQTEDLSGFVKGALETINLHVNRIARIVKNLGDFARLYPRQKIPTNLKDILNNTLDLVKYDKHFRKITIRSEILETPPLKLDPDQIQQVFLNLLLNARDAMPDGGDLSILIKPLNGFVEMIFSDSGHGIDIEHKDKVFDPFFSTKGPTTGTGLGLSICYSIIKDHGGTIDIESEKGKGTRFIIKIPINKKD; translated from the coding sequence ATATATATACTCCCTCTCCCTTGCCGTTTACTGTACATCATGGACATTCTACGGAAGCGTCGGAAAGGCGGCAAACTCAGGCCTGATTTTTCTCACAATATACATAGGCCCCACATTGATGGCCACTCTCTGGTGGTTGGTCTTGAGAAAGATCGTTTATCTTTCAAAAGAAAACAGGATCACCAATATAGCCGACTTTATCTCTTCCAGATACGGCAAATCAATTACCCTGTCCATACTTGTCACCTTCGTTGCAGTCATCGGTATAACCCCCTATCTCGGGCTGCAGATCAAGGCGATAATGACCACCTTCTCCATACTGTCGGGGAAACCCCAGGGCAGTCACTTCGCCGGGTGGTTCATTACCCTGCTTCTGGGGCTCTTTGCAATCATATTCGGCGCAAGGAGACTTGATGCCTCCGAAAGGCACGGCGGCCTCGTATTCGCCATAGCCGTTGAATCCGCAATAAAGCTCTTCGCATTCCTGCTTGTCGGATTTTTTGTAACCTTCGGTATCTTCAAGGGTTTTGGAGACATATTCACAAGAATCAGCAACTCGGGTTTTTCCAACCTCATGAAGATCGGGAATGAAGGTCCCTTTGGTTTCCTTGAATGGATGTCCCTCACCTTTCTCTCCATGATGGCAATCATGTTTCTTCCGCGGCAGTTCCATGTTTCCGTGGTAGAGAACTCATCATATAAGCATATCAAAAAAGCCATGTGGCTCTTTCCCCTCTATCTCTTCCTGATCAACATATTTGTTCTACCCATTGCCTTCGGGGGCCTCCTTCTCGAGGGTTCGCAAAAGGGCGCAGACTACTTTGTGCTGAGCATACCCCTTAAACAGGGTCAACCCATGTTGGCGCTCTTTGCCTTTATCGGGGGGTTTTCCGCTGCCACGGCCATGGTTATCGTGGAATCAATCGCTCTGAGCACAATGGTCATGAACAGCCTCGTGATGCCCGCACTATGGAGCCTCAAGGCCATGAAAAGCATATACCAGATTATTCTGAATATCAAAAGACTCGTTATTTTAGGATGTGTGTTTCTCGGTTACATGTTTGCAATCTATATAGGTGACTATTACAGCCTCGTTGATATTGGACTGAAGTCCTTCGAGGCAGTAACAATATTTGCTCCGTCATTCCTCCTCGGGCTTTACTGGAAGGGGGCAAACAGGAAGGGGGCGATAGCCGGCATCATTGCAGGATTTTTCATATGGCTCTATACCCTCCTTATGCCGGCACTGACAAGGGCGGGTATCATAGAGGTCAAGGGTGTTGTATGGTATATCTTCAGTTCCGGACTACTGAACCCAACGGCATTGTTTGGACTTGAAGGCCTGGACAGATGGAGCCACTCCCTCTTCTGGGGACTGTTCTTCAACATATTCTTCCTCGTAACAGTGTCACTCCTGACTAAACAGTCCGACCTTGATACGAGACAGTCGATAATCTTCGTTGACTCCTATACCACCCCGGACTTCCCTCTTTCAACGAGGCCGGGAACCTTAACCGAGATTGAATCCTTACTCGGTCAGTATATCGGGCCTTCAGAGGCAAGGGAAGCAGTAGACGGATTCCTCCTGAAGAACTACTTTTCAAGGGAATCCATTAAAGAGGAGGGCCTGATACACCTCCGTACTGAAGCAGAGAGAATCCTCTCCGGAGTCCTCGGCCCTACCGTAAGCACCCTGATCTTCCAGGACCGCACCATTCTTACTCCTGACGAAAAGGTGCAGATCTCTGCTTCCATAAGGAGGATATCACGAAGCCTGCGGCTCTCCAGGCAGGAACTTGCCGAGGCCAACAGACAACTTGTTATGCTGAAGGAATTCAGTGAAAATATCATCGAGAGTATCCCCCTCGGAGTGGCAACACTCAACGAACGTCTCCAGGTCAGGTACTGGAACCTCGCCATGGAGAAGATCACCGGCATCAGCAAGGAGGATGCCCTGGATGTAGAGGCAAAGATACTGCTCAGCTGTCTTGAGCCCGACATCTTTTCGCAGAAACTCAGGGAGGGGGAAATCACCTGCAACAGGACGTTCGGACCGGCAATGATCCTCAAGGGATATCTCAGCAGACTGACCGGAGCAGAGAAGGGGTTCGTCCTTGTCCTTGAAGACATTACAGAGAAAAAGAAGATAGAAGAGGACCTCTTCAGGGCAACAAAGCATGCAAGCATCGGCAGGCTTGCCGCCGGAGTGTCACACGAGATCGGTAACCCCCTTGCTTCCATCTCATCCCTTGTTCAGGAACTCCAGACAGAGGACCTCTCCGGATTTGTAAAGGGGGCGCTCGAGACAATAAACCTGCATGTCAACAGGATTGCAAGAATCGTGAAGAACCTCGGAGATTTTGCACGGCTCTATCCAAGGCAGAAGATTCCCACCAACCTGAAAGACATCCTAAATAATACCCTTGACCTGGTAAAGTATGACAAGCATTTCAGGAAAATCACGATCAGATCGGAAATACTGGAAACGCCGCCCCTTAAGCTTGACCCCGACCAGATCCAGCAGGTCTTTCTGAATCTCCTGCTTAATGCAAGGGATGCCATGCCCGACGGCGGTGACCTTTCAATATTGATAAAACCGCTGAACGGGTTTGTTGAGATGATTTTCTCCGATTCCGGACATGGTATAGACATAGAGCACAAGGACAAGGTCTTTGATCCATTTTTCAGTACAAAGGGCCCCACAACGGGCACAGGCCTCGGGCTGAGTATATGTTACAGTATAATAAAGGATCATGGAGGAACCATTGATATAGAATCTGAAAAGGGGAAGGGAACACGTTTTATTATAAAGATCCCGATAAATAAAAAAGATTAA
- the polC gene encoding DNA polymerase III PolC-type, protein MTSILTKLFGLEDRKELPVSLRVHKTIGKRINRDNRIEDTDFVAFDTELTGLDFKKDSIISMGAVKMRGGKIFPTKTFYRLVSPESELNGESVVIHGITHSDLAGADNIRSVLTDFIEYIGDSTLIGHFVFIDLNFVNRYMKQLFGVKLRNPVIDTFNIHEWLYDNDSQFARHYHGMTIKKDLCSMAKKYGIHVKEAHNALFDAYLTAQLFQRFVRFLRDCGVHTLGELLMVGKS, encoded by the coding sequence ATGACGTCTATCCTGACAAAGCTGTTCGGTCTTGAAGACAGGAAGGAGCTTCCTGTATCCCTGAGGGTGCATAAGACCATTGGAAAGAGGATCAACAGGGATAACAGGATTGAAGACACGGACTTCGTTGCCTTTGATACGGAGCTGACGGGCCTTGACTTCAAGAAGGACTCCATAATCTCCATGGGCGCCGTGAAGATGAGAGGGGGAAAGATATTTCCTACAAAGACATTTTACAGGCTCGTAAGCCCTGAGTCGGAACTCAACGGTGAAAGTGTTGTTATTCACGGCATAACACATTCCGATCTTGCCGGCGCCGATAATATAAGATCCGTCCTTACCGATTTCATAGAATATATCGGGGACTCAACCCTGATCGGTCATTTCGTTTTCATAGATCTCAACTTTGTCAACCGGTACATGAAACAGCTCTTCGGGGTTAAACTCCGGAACCCTGTAATCGACACATTCAATATCCATGAGTGGCTATACGACAACGATTCCCAGTTTGCCAGGCATTACCATGGCATGACCATCAAGAAGGACCTCTGCTCCATGGCAAAGAAATACGGAATACACGTCAAAGAGGCCCACAACGCCCTCTTTGACGCATATCTTACTGCGCAGCTTTTTCAGAGGTTCGTCAGATTTCTGCGCGACTGCGGAGTTCACACATTAGGTGAACTCCTTATGGTCGGCAAATCCTGA
- the sglT gene encoding sodium/glucose cotransporter — protein MTTTTIWLFIFVAAYWSYCIFWGIKGARMAKTASDYFIAGRQIPIWVFVLAATATSFSGWTFMGHPGLVYRDGFQYAYASFYAITIPFTGVIFLKRQWMLGKRFGYVTPGEMFADYFQTDVMRILTVLVALVFSVPYLGIQLRASGFLFEVLTDGLLGVEVGMWMLAIVVVIYVASGGLRAVAYVDTVQCILLAGGIVAIGLITLNYVGGMGALSDGIAKLAQLDPKRTPDGYSHYIAIPGVIQFVKAGPKAAGGAWTGIMILTYMFALMGIQSAPAFSMWSFANKNPKPFAPQQVWASAFGIGFILIVFTAIQGLGAHLIGADPMMIKAGYKDILNVGGDIMKTPGKQGMIVPALIYLLSHTAPWLVGLLAVCALAAMQSTGAAYMSTAAGMLTRDLYKRFLNPGASHVTQKLFGRIGVLIITGLALFVATTSHDALVLLGGLAVAYGFQMWPALIGACWWPWLTRTGVSLGLVAGLIAVTLTETIGQKWFGITAWGRWPLTIHSAGWGIMFNLGTAVLVSFFTQTVEARAHRMKFHNFLKEHASLPQEKKGLVPVAWIITLLWFLFAIGPGAVIGNTIFGNPNDASTWIFGIPSIWAWQIIWWGLGVAMMWFLAYRMQLSTMPDTDVVALVEDIGDIKVARLDVDKP, from the coding sequence GTGACTACAACTACAATATGGTTATTTATCTTTGTTGCAGCTTACTGGTCCTACTGTATTTTTTGGGGGATCAAGGGTGCCCGTATGGCCAAGACGGCATCTGATTACTTTATCGCCGGAAGGCAGATACCCATCTGGGTCTTTGTGCTTGCAGCAACGGCAACATCCTTTTCGGGATGGACATTTATGGGACATCCCGGGCTCGTTTACCGTGATGGTTTTCAGTATGCATATGCATCCTTTTATGCAATCACAATACCTTTTACCGGCGTTATCTTCCTGAAACGCCAATGGATGCTCGGTAAGAGGTTCGGGTATGTAACACCCGGCGAGATGTTTGCCGACTACTTTCAGACAGATGTAATGAGGATACTGACCGTTTTGGTTGCACTGGTCTTCTCCGTTCCTTACCTCGGTATCCAGCTCAGGGCATCCGGATTCCTCTTCGAGGTCCTTACCGACGGTCTCCTTGGTGTTGAAGTCGGGATGTGGATGCTTGCAATAGTGGTTGTTATATACGTGGCATCAGGGGGTCTCAGGGCAGTGGCTTACGTGGATACCGTGCAGTGCATCCTGCTTGCAGGCGGTATCGTCGCCATAGGCCTGATCACCCTTAACTACGTAGGCGGCATGGGCGCCTTAAGCGACGGGATAGCAAAGCTTGCCCAGCTTGACCCGAAGCGAACGCCGGACGGTTACAGTCACTACATAGCCATCCCCGGTGTTATCCAATTTGTCAAGGCCGGTCCAAAGGCCGCAGGGGGGGCATGGACAGGAATAATGATCCTTACATACATGTTCGCTCTTATGGGAATCCAGTCAGCCCCTGCATTTTCCATGTGGTCTTTCGCCAACAAGAACCCCAAACCCTTTGCCCCGCAACAGGTCTGGGCATCAGCTTTCGGCATCGGGTTCATACTCATCGTTTTCACCGCCATACAGGGCCTTGGTGCACATCTGATCGGTGCAGACCCCATGATGATCAAGGCAGGGTACAAGGATATCCTTAATGTCGGTGGTGACATCATGAAGACCCCGGGGAAACAGGGTATGATCGTCCCCGCACTCATTTACCTCCTGTCCCATACGGCGCCCTGGCTTGTGGGACTTCTTGCCGTCTGTGCCCTTGCAGCCATGCAGTCAACAGGCGCCGCCTACATGTCAACCGCAGCCGGAATGCTCACAAGGGACCTCTACAAGAGATTTCTTAACCCCGGAGCATCACACGTCACCCAGAAGCTCTTCGGCCGTATCGGCGTGCTCATTATTACCGGCCTGGCCCTTTTTGTTGCAACCACGTCACACGACGCCCTCGTTCTACTCGGCGGTCTTGCCGTGGCATACGGGTTCCAGATGTGGCCGGCACTGATCGGTGCATGCTGGTGGCCGTGGCTGACAAGGACCGGTGTATCTCTCGGGTTGGTTGCCGGCCTTATTGCCGTAACCTTAACCGAGACAATCGGACAGAAGTGGTTCGGGATTACTGCATGGGGAAGATGGCCCCTCACCATACACTCCGCCGGTTGGGGTATAATGTTCAATTTAGGCACAGCGGTCCTCGTCTCGTTCTTCACACAGACTGTCGAGGCCCGAGCACATAGGATGAAGTTCCACAATTTCCTGAAAGAGCATGCAAGTCTTCCTCAGGAAAAGAAGGGTCTCGTACCTGTTGCCTGGATTATTACCCTCCTGTGGTTCTTATTTGCTATCGGTCCGGGTGCGGTCATTGGCAACACGATCTTCGGTAACCCCAATGACGCCTCAACATGGATCTTCGGTATACCCTCGATATGGGCATGGCAAATCATCTGGTGGGGACTGGGCGTCGCTATGATGTGGTTCCTTGCCTACAGGATGCAGCTGTCAACGATGCCTGACACGGATGTTGTTGCACTTGTTGAGGATATCGGCGACATTAAGGTCGCAAGGCTTGACGTCGACAAACCATAA